A section of the Leptospira kobayashii genome encodes:
- a CDS encoding diflavin oxidoreductase: MNGYLSALTETLGALPPTTTRVVGSAGEDTNTSFLPAEVESVKPAPISCMVVYGTETGNSKKLSTEFVKKLKAAGHSAKVKSTEQYKLSDLDDESYFFVIIATHGDGDPPAAAKSFVTGLQERKNPLSNLKFAILALGDTSYPLFCKTGEDVDSMLNALGGTRIHELGKCDVDYEAVALPWIDDVVRKLAISSSNTVAAKTTANQKAAKPAGRAVYDAKVITNLVLNDVGATKSTRHIELKADSSVAYEPGDSAGFFAHNSESEVADVLKLLGLGKEDRIQWQGETWMAGDLLTKKLSIRFLPERVIKKYEELTGKTVVPGRKDLDALLTDFKFDSGFDSKKIFEILEPMVPRYYSIASSPAAHGEKEVHLTVAELEIETRTGTKPGLCSGYLSSFAEGSSIQFFIQKNPSFRLPPPDSDLIMIGPGTGIAPFRSYLFERESAGGSGKNWLFFGERNFVSDFYYQTELQAFMDTGLLNRLNTAFSRDTKQKVYVQDRMEENATELLKWIEAGAYIYLCGSKDPMSKDVDAKLIDILSRRTFRTEIDASDFLKELEESGRYKKDVY, translated from the coding sequence ATGAATGGATATTTATCCGCACTTACGGAAACCTTAGGTGCACTTCCTCCTACTACGACAAGGGTCGTCGGTTCCGCAGGTGAAGACACGAACACCTCGTTTTTACCTGCAGAAGTCGAGTCAGTCAAACCGGCACCTATCTCGTGTATGGTGGTTTATGGAACGGAAACAGGAAATTCCAAAAAATTATCCACTGAATTTGTAAAAAAATTAAAAGCGGCCGGCCATTCCGCAAAAGTGAAAAGTACCGAACAGTACAAACTGTCCGACTTGGACGATGAGTCGTATTTTTTTGTAATTATCGCCACTCATGGAGACGGAGATCCTCCTGCAGCTGCAAAATCATTTGTAACAGGATTGCAGGAAAGAAAAAATCCTTTATCCAATCTCAAATTCGCTATACTGGCGCTAGGTGACACCTCCTATCCTTTGTTTTGTAAAACGGGGGAAGACGTAGACTCAATGCTGAACGCTCTTGGTGGAACTAGAATTCATGAACTGGGCAAATGTGACGTTGATTATGAAGCGGTGGCATTGCCTTGGATTGATGATGTTGTAAGGAAACTAGCCATCAGTTCTTCCAATACGGTAGCGGCAAAAACGACTGCGAATCAGAAAGCAGCCAAACCGGCAGGAAGAGCTGTGTATGACGCGAAAGTTATCACCAATCTAGTATTAAATGATGTTGGCGCTACCAAGTCGACCAGGCATATCGAATTGAAAGCGGATTCTTCCGTTGCTTATGAGCCCGGAGACAGTGCCGGTTTTTTCGCACATAATTCTGAGTCGGAAGTGGCGGATGTTTTGAAACTGCTCGGGTTGGGAAAAGAAGATCGAATCCAATGGCAAGGCGAAACTTGGATGGCAGGGGATCTTCTGACAAAAAAACTTTCCATTCGGTTTTTACCGGAAAGAGTGATTAAAAAATACGAAGAATTAACTGGTAAAACCGTAGTACCCGGTAGAAAGGACTTGGATGCGCTTCTTACCGATTTTAAGTTTGATTCCGGTTTTGATTCCAAAAAAATCTTTGAGATTTTGGAACCTATGGTTCCCAGATATTATTCCATTGCTTCTTCTCCCGCCGCACATGGAGAAAAGGAAGTTCACCTAACGGTTGCCGAATTGGAAATCGAAACCAGAACCGGAACAAAGCCTGGGCTTTGTTCCGGATATCTTTCTTCATTTGCGGAAGGTTCCTCCATTCAATTTTTCATTCAGAAAAATCCTTCCTTCCGACTACCTCCGCCTGACTCCGATTTGATTATGATAGGGCCGGGAACTGGGATTGCACCTTTCCGCTCTTATCTTTTCGAAAGGGAATCAGCAGGGGGAAGCGGTAAAAACTGGTTGTTTTTCGGAGAAAGAAATTTTGTCTCCGATTTTTACTACCAAACCGAGCTCCAGGCTTTTATGGACACCGGTCTTTTGAATAGACTCAATACCGCTTTTTCCCGTGACACCAAACAGAAAGTATATGTTCAGGACCGGATGGAAGAAAATGCAACGGAACTTCTGAAATGGATCGAGGCAGGAGCCTATATTTATCTTTGCGGATCGAAAGATCCGATGAGCAAAGACGTAGATGCAAAGCTCATAGACATACTTTCCAGAAGAACATTTCGTACCGAGATAGATGCTTCCGATTTTTTAAAAGAATTGGAAGAGTCCGGAAGATATAAAAAAGACGTTTATTAA
- a CDS encoding NADPH-dependent assimilatory sulfite reductase hemoprotein subunit, giving the protein MSTPEKKESLAEKVKRLSRGLRGTLAESLKDEHTGSLRSDDQLLLKFHGMYQQDDRDRRDERALKKLERLYSFMIRLRIPGGMIGPVHWEALHNVAGQNATGTIKITTRQTVQLHGILKSKIKPTIKAFDQVFLDSVAACGDVNRNVTCTANPSTSPIYKEVFSYAGEISRSLLPKTRAYYEIWLDEEKLAEKEEPLDPLYKDLYLPRKFKIAIAIPPYNDVDILTNDIGLIAIIENDVLQGFNVSIGGGLGTTHGNPDTYPRIGSVIGFVPKKDILKVVYEIVTVQRDFGNREDRKLSRLKYTVDRLGLDFYKAEVEKRTGIGFEKARDFKFTTRTDEFGWSQDKAGNWHYTVFVENGRVLDENGYLLKTALLEVSKTRRAVFRFTCNQNVILSDIFPKDKDTIESILVKYGVHKKTTEASPIRKNSIACVALSTCSLALAEGQRYLPILVDKIEGLLSKHNLQSEPISIRMTGCPNGCARPYISEIGLVGTAYGKYNLHLGADWEGMRLNKKYKENLDETAILGELDNLFGRFSKDRNGKESFGDFTNRIGILN; this is encoded by the coding sequence ATGTCCACACCTGAAAAAAAAGAATCATTAGCCGAAAAAGTCAAGAGATTGAGTCGTGGTTTGCGAGGAACCCTGGCCGAAAGTTTGAAGGATGAACATACGGGTTCCCTTCGTTCCGATGATCAATTATTATTGAAGTTTCACGGAATGTACCAGCAGGATGATCGCGACAGAAGAGACGAACGCGCGTTAAAGAAACTGGAAAGACTTTATTCGTTTATGATTCGTCTTCGTATTCCAGGCGGAATGATCGGACCGGTTCATTGGGAAGCTTTGCATAATGTAGCGGGTCAAAATGCAACGGGGACGATTAAAATTACAACCAGACAAACGGTTCAATTGCACGGAATTTTAAAATCAAAAATCAAACCGACGATCAAAGCATTTGATCAGGTTTTTTTGGATTCAGTCGCAGCTTGCGGGGATGTAAATAGGAACGTAACATGCACCGCCAATCCTTCGACATCTCCCATCTACAAAGAAGTGTTTTCATATGCGGGAGAAATCAGCCGTTCTTTGTTGCCAAAAACCAGAGCGTATTATGAAATCTGGCTCGATGAAGAGAAGTTAGCTGAGAAGGAAGAACCTCTTGATCCTTTATACAAAGATCTTTATTTACCTCGAAAGTTTAAGATCGCAATTGCGATTCCTCCTTATAATGATGTAGACATTCTGACAAATGATATAGGTCTTATAGCAATCATTGAAAATGATGTATTGCAGGGATTTAATGTTTCCATCGGTGGAGGACTCGGAACCACTCATGGAAATCCTGATACGTATCCTAGAATTGGATCAGTCATCGGCTTTGTTCCTAAAAAGGATATTTTAAAAGTCGTATATGAAATTGTAACGGTGCAAAGGGATTTTGGAAACAGGGAAGATCGAAAACTATCTAGACTGAAATACACTGTTGATCGTTTGGGTTTGGATTTTTATAAAGCGGAAGTGGAAAAAAGGACCGGGATCGGTTTTGAAAAAGCCCGCGATTTCAAATTCACTACCCGCACGGATGAATTCGGTTGGTCGCAAGATAAGGCGGGTAACTGGCATTATACTGTTTTTGTGGAAAACGGTAGAGTATTGGATGAAAACGGTTATCTTTTAAAAACCGCGCTGCTGGAAGTTTCCAAAACAAGAAGGGCGGTATTTCGTTTTACCTGCAACCAGAATGTAATTCTTTCCGATATTTTTCCGAAAGATAAGGATACGATCGAATCCATTCTTGTCAAATACGGTGTCCACAAAAAAACCACGGAAGCCTCTCCCATTCGCAAAAATTCGATTGCTTGTGTGGCATTGAGCACTTGTTCGTTGGCATTGGCGGAAGGACAGAGATACCTTCCGATTCTGGTAGATAAAATCGAAGGACTTCTTTCCAAACATAATTTACAATCGGAACCGATTTCGATCCGAATGACCGGTTGTCCTAACGGATGTGCGAGACCTTATATTTCCGAGATAGGACTTGTGGGAACCGCTTACGGAAAATACAACCTTCATCTGGGAGCGGATTGGGAAGGGATGAGATTGAATAAAAAATACAAAGAGAATTTGGATGAGACTGCGATCTTGGGAGAGCTGGACAATTTGTTCGGACGTTTTTCCAAAGATCGTAACGGCAAAGAATCCTTCGGTGATTTTACCAATCGGATCGGAATTTTGAATTAA
- a CDS encoding bile acid:sodium symporter family protein, giving the protein MDLNDVRLNFNKDSLFLLNLFVAFIMFGIALDLKKADFINLLKNPKPAFAGIFSQFILLPLLTLAILYTVNPHPGLALGMILVAVCPGGNMSNFFSLLAGGNLALSIGLTAFSSTVSVFTTPLGFFFWGSLYPPSQTYLRSIALNPAEMFVSILFILITPLLLGILFSYFFPKIANKLKKPIRYFSLALLVVFIIGALSANWKYFLNYIHILFGLVFLMNAAGLFGGYFFAKILKLPIADRRTIAIETGIQNSGLGLALVFGFFDGLGSMALICAWWGIWHLISGWLLSTYWNYRSKKESPTTA; this is encoded by the coding sequence ATGGATCTAAATGATGTTAGGTTAAATTTCAACAAAGACAGCTTATTTTTACTCAATCTGTTTGTGGCTTTTATTATGTTCGGGATCGCTCTCGACTTGAAAAAAGCCGATTTTATCAATTTACTAAAAAATCCGAAACCGGCTTTTGCAGGAATCTTCAGCCAATTCATACTATTACCACTTCTAACACTTGCTATACTGTATACGGTCAATCCGCATCCCGGCCTCGCTTTGGGGATGATACTTGTGGCGGTTTGTCCCGGCGGGAATATGTCCAATTTTTTCAGTTTGCTTGCCGGTGGAAACCTGGCACTTTCGATCGGGCTCACCGCTTTTTCCTCAACGGTGTCCGTTTTTACAACTCCGCTCGGATTCTTTTTTTGGGGAAGCTTATACCCTCCTTCCCAAACTTACCTTCGTTCCATCGCTTTGAATCCGGCCGAGATGTTCGTATCGATTTTATTTATACTGATTACACCTTTACTACTCGGGATTTTATTCAGTTACTTCTTCCCTAAAATCGCAAACAAATTGAAAAAACCGATCCGTTATTTCTCCTTAGCATTGTTAGTTGTATTTATCATAGGTGCACTCTCCGCCAACTGGAAGTATTTTTTGAATTATATCCATATACTTTTCGGACTAGTCTTTTTAATGAACGCAGCCGGTTTGTTCGGCGGTTATTTTTTTGCAAAAATCCTGAAATTGCCGATCGCGGACAGAAGAACCATCGCGATTGAAACAGGGATTCAAAACTCAGGGTTAGGGCTTGCACTTGTTTTCGGATTCTTTGACGGGTTGGGAAGTATGGCTTTAATCTGCGCGTGGTGGGGAATCTGGCATTTGATCAGCGGTTGGTTGCTCTCTACTTATTGGAACTACCGATCCAAAAAAGAAAGTCCAACAACCGCATAA
- a CDS encoding TauD/TfdA family dioxygenase, translated as MVVRSTVKKPSIFEKTFLSEEKLPIVYRATEGANKDSIVNWIGKNEKEWQRDLGLYGAILLRGFGLKTALDFEAVALATKDKLGDFYLGTSPRDKLTDYVFTASELPAHYPIMQHAEMSFLDNPPKRLFFFAKQASYYGGETPLTDLRKVYSLIDPAIKKKIEAKGIRYQRKYDGPSSGSRFSLWKTKRWDEMFNTTNISEVEKIAKKNRFDLKWEGTDSLTIFNKQSGFRKHPKLGTTAWHNHTQVFHFDTPVIEVWKIFKRQKTLRSLGVALLLTVITWFKKLGDSSNYAMHVTYGDGEEFTSKEISAICNTFWENLSAFRWENGDVLIIDNYSVSHGRLPFNGDREILVSWTA; from the coding sequence ATGGTAGTCCGCAGCACAGTCAAAAAACCTTCGATTTTCGAGAAAACTTTCCTATCGGAAGAAAAACTTCCCATTGTCTATCGTGCAACTGAGGGAGCGAATAAAGATTCGATTGTAAATTGGATCGGTAAAAACGAAAAAGAATGGCAGAGGGACCTGGGACTTTACGGCGCTATTTTGCTCCGGGGATTCGGGTTAAAAACCGCTCTGGATTTTGAAGCGGTAGCACTTGCCACAAAAGATAAGTTAGGTGATTTTTATCTGGGAACTTCTCCGAGAGACAAACTTACCGATTATGTTTTCACAGCTAGCGAACTCCCAGCCCACTACCCTATCATGCAACATGCCGAAATGAGTTTCTTGGACAACCCTCCCAAAAGACTTTTTTTCTTCGCAAAACAGGCCAGCTATTACGGTGGAGAAACTCCGCTGACAGATCTTAGAAAAGTTTATAGTCTGATAGACCCTGCAATCAAAAAGAAAATCGAAGCCAAAGGGATTCGTTACCAAAGAAAATACGACGGGCCAAGTTCAGGATCCAGATTTTCTTTATGGAAAACAAAACGTTGGGATGAAATGTTTAATACAACTAACATTTCCGAGGTGGAAAAAATTGCAAAAAAGAACCGTTTCGACTTGAAATGGGAAGGAACAGATTCTCTTACAATCTTCAATAAACAATCCGGCTTCAGAAAACACCCTAAGTTGGGAACCACTGCATGGCATAACCATACCCAAGTGTTCCATTTTGATACACCGGTCATAGAAGTCTGGAAAATCTTCAAAAGACAAAAAACTTTGCGCTCACTTGGCGTAGCCCTTCTTCTAACGGTCATTACTTGGTTTAAAAAACTCGGCGATTCCTCAAACTATGCGATGCATGTCACTTACGGAGACGGAGAAGAATTCACTTCCAAGGAAATCTCCGCCATTTGTAATACCTTCTGGGAAAATCTCTCTGCATTCCGTTGGGAAAACGGGGATGTTCTCATCATTGATAATTATTCCGTATCCCATGGACGTCTACCATTCAACGGAGATCGTGAGATCTTAGTAAGCTGGACCGCATAA
- a CDS encoding thiol-disulfide oxidoreductase DCC family protein — protein sequence MTEPQNILLFDGVCNLCNGVVQFTIKNDPKGKFKFAALQSEAGQSLLRKFNLPKEDFDSFVLVQGDRFYLRSTAGLHVLKELGGLWKIFYILILFPPFLRDFVYTLVAKSRYRLFGRTEACMMPTPELRSRFLN from the coding sequence ATGACAGAACCTCAAAATATACTTCTATTTGACGGAGTCTGCAATCTCTGCAACGGTGTTGTCCAATTCACAATCAAAAACGACCCAAAAGGCAAATTCAAATTTGCCGCCTTACAATCGGAAGCAGGTCAAAGTCTTTTGAGAAAATTCAATCTTCCGAAAGAGGACTTCGACTCATTTGTACTTGTTCAAGGAGACCGGTTTTATCTTCGCTCCACGGCAGGTCTCCACGTATTAAAAGAGTTAGGTGGTCTCTGGAAAATCTTTTACATACTTATCCTCTTCCCCCCTTTCCTTCGTGATTTTGTATACACTCTGGTGGCAAAATCCAGATACAGATTGTTCGGTAGAACAGAAGCATGTATGATGCCAACACCAGAACTTAGATCCCGCTTTCTGAATTGA
- a CDS encoding sulfate adenylyltransferase subunit 1 → MDLLRFITAGSVDDGKSTLIGRLLYDSKSVFQDQLDAIERAGQVNGEINLALLTDGLKAEREQGITIDIAYKYFSTPKRKFIIADAPGHVQYTRNMVTGASNSDLAIILIDARKGVIEQTYRHSYIVSLLRIPYVVVCINKMDLVDFSETRFEEIKNQYTEFAKDLGLESIEFIPISALRGDNVVDPSTDMGWWKGNTLLGYLEEVEILSDEKKHQPRFPVQYVIRPQTNEHHDYRGYAGQIRSGSFKKGDQITVLPSGLKSKIKSIDTFAGSIDEAHAPMSVTILLEDDIDISRGDMIVPANEEPSVSQELEADICWMDAKSLLPGNKYLLRQTTGSVKSAVKEISFRIETQTHEKKSADQLSLNEIGRIKIKTAKPIAYDPYAHNRGTGSFVLVDEGTNNTVGAGMLI, encoded by the coding sequence ATGGATTTATTAAGATTTATCACTGCAGGAAGCGTCGACGACGGCAAATCAACCCTAATCGGTAGACTACTATACGACAGCAAATCCGTTTTCCAAGACCAATTGGATGCGATCGAAAGAGCAGGCCAAGTCAACGGGGAAATCAATCTGGCTCTACTCACGGACGGCCTTAAAGCAGAAAGAGAGCAAGGCATCACAATCGACATCGCCTATAAGTATTTTTCGACTCCCAAAAGAAAATTTATCATCGCAGATGCACCGGGCCATGTGCAATATACGCGCAATATGGTAACGGGGGCTTCTAACTCTGATTTGGCGATCATCCTGATTGATGCGAGAAAAGGTGTGATCGAACAAACTTACAGACATTCCTATATCGTCTCCCTTCTTCGGATACCTTATGTTGTAGTTTGCATCAACAAAATGGATTTGGTTGATTTTTCGGAAACGAGATTTGAAGAGATTAAAAACCAATACACCGAATTTGCAAAAGACCTCGGACTTGAATCCATAGAATTCATTCCTATCTCAGCTCTCAGAGGAGACAATGTTGTCGATCCTTCAACAGATATGGGTTGGTGGAAAGGAAATACTTTACTCGGTTATCTGGAAGAAGTGGAAATTCTTTCCGATGAAAAAAAACACCAGCCGCGATTCCCTGTTCAATATGTAATTCGTCCGCAAACAAACGAACATCACGATTACAGAGGTTATGCGGGACAAATCCGCAGTGGAAGTTTCAAAAAAGGCGATCAAATCACGGTTCTCCCGAGCGGTTTAAAATCCAAAATCAAATCCATAGATACGTTTGCCGGTTCCATTGATGAAGCCCATGCACCTATGTCGGTTACCATTTTATTGGAAGATGATATTGATATCAGCCGGGGAGATATGATCGTTCCCGCAAACGAAGAACCTTCCGTCTCTCAGGAGCTCGAGGCGGATATCTGTTGGATGGATGCAAAATCACTTTTACCTGGGAACAAATATCTTCTCCGCCAAACAACTGGTTCGGTGAAATCGGCAGTAAAAGAAATCAGTTTCCGAATCGAAACACAAACTCATGAAAAAAAGTCAGCTGACCAACTCTCCTTGAATGAAATCGGTCGGATCAAAATCAAGACCGCCAAACCGATTGCATATGATCCATACGCACACAATCGGGGAACAGGAAGTTTCGTTTTGGTGGATGAAGGAACGAACAACACCGTCGGCGCTGGGATGTTGATTTAA
- the cysD gene encoding sulfate adenylyltransferase subunit CysD, which produces MTTKSRLSHLQQLEAESIYILREVAAQFERPALLFSGGKDSITLVHLALKAFRPGKFPFPLVHIDTGHNFQEALDFRDELAAKIGEKLIVRYVQDSIDQGKAVEEKGKFPSRNGIQTVTLLDTIAEFKFDACIGGARRDEEKARAKERVFSVRDEFGSWDPKLQRPELWNIYNGKIHVGENVRVFPISNWTELDVWEYIRSENIALPSLYFSHKREIVWRDDLVFPVSKFITLDNTDKVEERTVRFRTVGDMTCTAAVESEANHIDDIIREIQISRTTERGSRLDDKRSEAAMEDRKRGGYF; this is translated from the coding sequence ATGACTACAAAATCCAGACTTTCCCACTTACAACAGTTAGAAGCCGAATCTATTTATATCCTCAGAGAAGTAGCAGCCCAATTTGAAAGACCGGCATTACTTTTTTCCGGAGGAAAAGACTCCATCACACTGGTTCATTTGGCTTTGAAGGCATTCCGTCCTGGCAAATTTCCCTTTCCCCTTGTTCATATCGATACTGGCCACAACTTTCAGGAAGCATTGGACTTTAGAGACGAATTGGCCGCTAAAATCGGAGAGAAACTGATCGTACGTTATGTACAGGACTCGATCGACCAGGGGAAAGCCGTAGAAGAAAAAGGAAAATTTCCAAGTAGAAACGGAATTCAAACGGTAACATTACTGGATACCATCGCCGAATTCAAGTTTGACGCTTGTATCGGCGGAGCAAGACGCGATGAAGAAAAAGCGAGAGCAAAAGAAAGAGTATTTTCAGTCAGAGACGAATTCGGTAGCTGGGATCCGAAATTGCAAAGACCGGAACTTTGGAATATTTACAACGGTAAAATCCATGTGGGAGAAAACGTAAGAGTATTTCCTATCAGCAACTGGACAGAGCTGGATGTATGGGAATATATCCGTTCGGAAAACATCGCATTGCCTTCGTTATATTTCTCTCATAAAAGGGAAATCGTATGGAGAGACGATCTTGTTTTTCCAGTCTCGAAATTCATCACCTTGGACAACACGGACAAAGTGGAAGAAAGAACGGTTCGATTCAGAACAGTCGGCGACATGACTTGCACTGCCGCAGTGGAATCCGAGGCAAATCATATCGATGATATCATTCGCGAAATTCAAATCTCCCGCACAACGGAAAGGGGCTCCCGATTGGACGATAAAAGATCGGAAGCCGCAATGGAAGATAGAAAAAGAGGAGGTTATTTTTAA
- a CDS encoding phosphoadenylyl-sulfate reductase: protein MDPAPLETKMQNLGLEESLSFLDKEYGSQAVFSTSFGLEDQAITHAILSGNLKIRIVTLDTGRLFRETYELHQITNDKYNARIETYFPDAEKLEKFVNANGPDSFYASVDNRKECCHIRKVIPLERALNGAKIWITGIRKEQSGFRTEMSKFEIDSAKQIVKYHPILDWTWEDTKKYVKDKNIPYNPLHDKGYPSIGCAPCTRAIEPGEDFRAGRWWWENESAKECGLHWVDGKLTPKKG, encoded by the coding sequence ATTGATCCCGCACCTCTTGAAACTAAAATGCAAAATCTAGGATTGGAAGAATCCCTTTCCTTTCTGGATAAGGAATATGGAAGCCAAGCTGTGTTTTCCACAAGTTTCGGTTTGGAAGACCAAGCGATCACGCACGCGATTCTTTCCGGGAATTTAAAAATCCGAATCGTAACTCTTGATACGGGAAGACTCTTTCGGGAAACTTACGAACTTCACCAAATCACAAACGACAAGTACAATGCCAGGATCGAAACTTATTTTCCCGATGCGGAAAAATTGGAAAAATTTGTAAATGCAAACGGGCCCGATTCATTTTATGCATCCGTAGACAATAGAAAAGAATGTTGTCATATCAGAAAAGTGATTCCCTTGGAACGAGCATTAAACGGTGCCAAGATTTGGATTACGGGAATCAGAAAAGAACAATCGGGATTTCGAACGGAAATGTCTAAATTCGAAATCGATTCCGCCAAACAAATAGTAAAGTATCACCCCATCCTTGATTGGACCTGGGAAGATACGAAAAAATACGTCAAAGATAAAAACATTCCTTACAACCCCCTCCATGACAAAGGTTATCCCAGTATCGGATGTGCTCCTTGCACGAGAGCCATTGAACCGGGAGAAGATTTCCGCGCAGGAAGATGGTGGTGGGAAAACGAATCCGCGAAAGAATGCGGTCTCCACTGGGTGGATGGAAAATTAACACCTAAAAAAGGATAG
- a CDS encoding sulfate/molybdate ABC transporter ATP-binding protein, translated as MSIEIQNLNKYFGSFHALKDINLSIKHGELVALLGPSGSGKTTLLRIIAGLEAPDTGKVVFHDENQSASEVKNGEVGFVFQHYALFRHMNIFENVAFGLKVRPSKQRPSKSEIEDRVYKLLKLVQLENYHKRYPSELSGGQRQRVALARALAIEPKFLLLDEPFGALDAKVRKELRTWLRRLHDEIHITSVFVTHDQEEALEVSDSVVILRTGKIEQIGSPDEVYNKPKSPFVFNFLGDVNLFHGRVQEGKAKIGDIHMETPEHSEVRDSEAVAYVRPYDVEILRSAQDGIPADIQYIHSTGRNVRIELKRLDTGTLIESVLEQENFRELNLLPGETVYLRIRKAKVYVNDFTI; from the coding sequence AAAACCTAAACAAATACTTCGGAAGCTTCCATGCCCTAAAAGATATCAATCTTTCCATCAAACACGGAGAGCTTGTTGCCCTACTCGGCCCGTCGGGGAGCGGAAAGACAACTTTACTTAGAATCATTGCAGGACTGGAAGCACCTGACACAGGAAAGGTGGTTTTCCATGATGAAAACCAATCCGCTTCCGAGGTAAAAAACGGAGAAGTGGGATTCGTATTTCAACATTACGCACTGTTCCGTCACATGAATATTTTTGAAAATGTTGCATTCGGTTTGAAAGTAAGACCCTCCAAACAAAGGCCTTCCAAGTCGGAGATTGAAGACCGGGTTTACAAACTTTTAAAGTTAGTCCAGTTGGAAAATTATCATAAGAGATATCCGAGTGAACTCTCCGGTGGACAAAGACAGAGAGTCGCTCTCGCCCGTGCTCTTGCTATTGAACCAAAGTTTTTATTATTGGATGAGCCTTTCGGCGCATTGGATGCAAAAGTCAGAAAAGAACTCCGAACCTGGCTCAGACGATTGCACGACGAAATTCATATAACAAGCGTTTTTGTTACACATGATCAGGAAGAGGCGCTGGAAGTAAGTGATTCGGTTGTCATTCTAAGAACCGGAAAAATAGAACAGATCGGCAGTCCGGACGAAGTTTACAACAAACCGAAAAGTCCTTTTGTATTCAACTTTCTCGGCGACGTGAATTTATTTCACGGCAGAGTCCAGGAAGGCAAAGCGAAGATCGGAGACATCCACATGGAAACTCCCGAACATTCCGAAGTCCGGGACTCGGAAGCTGTGGCATACGTCCGCCCTTATGATGTGGAAATCCTTCGTTCTGCGCAAGATGGAATTCCTGCGGACATCCAATACATTCATTCCACCGGTAGAAATGTTCGTATCGAACTGAAACGTCTGGACACTGGCACTCTCATCGAATCCGTTTTGGAACAGGAAAATTTTCGGGAGCTCAACCTTTTGCCGGGAGAAACGGTCTACCTTAGGATACGAAAGGCGAAAGTTTATGTGAATGATTTTACGATTTGA